Proteins encoded within one genomic window of Microcystis wesenbergii NRERC-220:
- a CDS encoding DNA-binding protein codes for MTDYSYKDYQPYYVKRSPKPGFFTLKEIKAMDVPGWPQSIEGLRKKAVRERWPRSGRRPSKGGAYEYRAGLPD; via the coding sequence TATCAACCCTATTACGTCAAGCGATCGCCTAAACCCGGTTTTTTTACCCTCAAAGAAATCAAGGCCATGGATGTCCCGGGCTGGCCTCAATCGATCGAGGGACTACGGAAAAAAGCCGTCCGGGAGAGATGGCCCCGCTCGGGCCGCCGTCCGTCTAAGGGTGGGGCCTATGAATATCGCGCCGGGTTGCCCGATTAA